Proteins encoded together in one Rossellomorea sp. y25 window:
- a CDS encoding peptidoglycan DD-metalloendopeptidase family protein: protein MEFIYPAKGKITSRFGKDFLNGVARIHNGIDIAQGGVNEVVASASGRVSKSYLSSSYGECVFILHDINGQEFETVYAHMRSGSRKVKEGDHVRQGQPIGIMGNTGYSFGQHLHFEMHKGRWNIGKSKAVDPLDYLLKDLSPSSSSCVHTVKSGDTLWGIAKDNHLSVNELKTLNGLKSDVIHPGDKLTLSGSSSYLGKRAECKVAKLRFYSKPSWDDKDVVDYLTKGYGFPTIIRKLKVDDAYQFEVKNSKGKTFYVTANEKYIRVE, encoded by the coding sequence ATGGAATTTATTTATCCAGCAAAAGGTAAGATCACTTCTCGTTTTGGTAAAGACTTTCTGAATGGTGTTGCCAGAATTCACAATGGAATAGATATTGCTCAGGGCGGCGTAAATGAGGTTGTAGCATCAGCAAGTGGCAGAGTGTCTAAATCGTACCTATCTTCCTCTTACGGCGAGTGTGTGTTTATTCTGCATGATATAAATGGACAAGAATTCGAAACGGTATACGCACACATGAGATCCGGGTCCCGGAAGGTAAAAGAAGGGGACCATGTAAGGCAGGGGCAGCCAATTGGAATCATGGGGAACACAGGGTATTCTTTTGGCCAGCATCTTCACTTTGAGATGCATAAAGGCAGATGGAACATTGGTAAGAGCAAAGCTGTGGATCCATTAGATTATCTTTTAAAGGATCTTTCTCCTTCATCATCTTCATGCGTTCATACAGTAAAGTCTGGTGATACTCTTTGGGGGATTGCTAAGGACAATCATCTTTCGGTGAATGAGTTGAAAACATTGAACGGATTAAAGTCTGATGTGATTCATCCTGGGGATAAATTAACATTAAGCGGATCATCATCCTATTTAGGTAAAAGGGCAGAGTGTAAAGTGGCCAAACTAAGATTTTACTCTAAGCCATCTTGGGATGATAAGGATGTAGTGGACTATCTTACAAAAGGTTATGGATTCCCAACGATCATAAGGAAATTGAAAGTGGACGATGCTTATCAGTTTGAAGTGAAGAACTCCAAAGGTAAGACTTTCTATGTAACAGCCAATGAAAAATATATCCGTGTAGAATAA
- a CDS encoding head-tail connector protein gives MTEEEYLAKLKSHIHWEEGMDNSMLPFYITQGKNYVQKATGKEVEYLVIMCAGIFYEYRVAEKELGEALDALTPFFVQEVYSDAETTNE, from the coding sequence ATGACTGAAGAAGAATATCTTGCAAAGTTAAAAAGTCATATTCATTGGGAAGAGGGCATGGATAATTCCATGCTCCCTTTTTATATTACTCAAGGTAAGAACTATGTTCAGAAAGCTACCGGGAAAGAAGTTGAGTATCTTGTCATCATGTGTGCAGGAATATTCTACGAGTACCGTGTGGCCGAGAAAGAACTTGGTGAAGCCCTAGATGCCCTGACACCATTCTTTGTCCAGGAGGTATATTCAGATGCCGAAACGACAAACGAATAA
- a CDS encoding major tail protein — MVKAKELLYVVTIESLYLAFMTGGKDSRDAIPTYDSEIYQLDNITELGIAGNAATVVKWASGKLFVNASKNSKYTLSLTHVSLPQEVQDKIDGVTPVKGISFSKADVKEYPMFALGFTAKLNDGSRVARWYPRVQKVPSEETFGTATEEQEVKDISVTFDATPLLFNNNTEVKFSETRESATGVTATAFMAQVVADESQIETLFPTTP; from the coding sequence ATGGTAAAAGCAAAAGAATTGCTATATGTAGTGACAATTGAATCTTTATATTTGGCATTCATGACTGGCGGTAAGGATAGTCGAGATGCTATCCCGACATACGATTCAGAAATTTATCAGCTGGATAACATTACTGAGCTAGGAATCGCAGGGAACGCAGCCACTGTTGTTAAATGGGCATCGGGAAAACTGTTTGTGAATGCCTCTAAGAATTCCAAGTATACACTGAGTCTGACACACGTTTCTTTGCCACAGGAAGTGCAGGACAAAATTGATGGTGTAACACCTGTCAAAGGAATCTCCTTCAGTAAGGCAGACGTTAAAGAATATCCAATGTTTGCTTTAGGCTTTACGGCTAAATTAAACGATGGTTCGAGGGTTGCCCGGTGGTATCCGCGGGTGCAAAAGGTCCCTTCTGAAGAAACCTTTGGAACGGCCACAGAAGAGCAAGAAGTAAAGGACATCTCAGTAACATTCGATGCGACTCCTTTACTCTTTAACAATAATACCGAGGTGAAATTCTCTGAAACACGCGAGAGTGCCACAGGAGTTACAGCTACAGCCTTCATGGCCCAAGTAGTAGCAGACGAGTCACAAATCGAAACATTATTCCCTACCACCCCTTAA
- a CDS encoding hemolysin XhlA family protein has protein sequence MNELWKQATDSRLQKLEQEVLLQGKDLEYVKQDLGEIKENTKWLRRAVTNAFIVALIGGSVAIFYGAFQLFKGGM, from the coding sequence ATGAATGAACTGTGGAAGCAGGCTACTGACAGCAGGTTGCAAAAGTTGGAGCAAGAAGTCCTCTTACAAGGTAAAGATCTTGAATATGTAAAACAAGACTTAGGTGAAATTAAAGAAAATACCAAGTGGTTACGACGAGCCGTTACCAATGCATTTATAGTCGCATTGATCGGCGGATCCGTAGCCATTTTTTATGGAGCATTTCAATTATTTAAAGGGGGAATGTAA
- a CDS encoding O-antigen ligase family protein, with the protein MHTKFSFSLFLLSLVPLGYIIKGALPIDLTLIIYILLYAFAVFKLLVKKERISFSKVDSVFYLWVLVLLIGSIYSPAQLEGLFKTMEFLFLGVSLIFFSRVFIKNKNDLNKIIFYMLINSTLTGYLVLIDFYLSGMESFRYQAFGVVVPIPLSMLGATTLLISIFMFYFKKISLVTFVFTTLPSVSVMGIAASKGPVIAFLITVTLMSPLLIKKFNIKLVFVTSIAIFLLTRIQFVKESLDVLFRRFARTEYDMSTSIRINSYEKAIEAFKSSPFLGKGTAVNYPDYPHNFFLEILSENGVFLLLIIFSLITLLVFQYLRFIVKKANTFSETIILSLIISSVVSLMFSFTYVDHKYLFLSIGLLIVYNKINKFEKTEVVTDKTKKKNYRFKRYRIVW; encoded by the coding sequence TTGCATACGAAATTTAGTTTTTCACTATTCTTACTTTCTTTAGTTCCTCTGGGGTACATCATTAAAGGTGCGCTACCGATAGACTTAACCTTAATCATTTACATTCTACTTTATGCATTCGCTGTATTTAAACTGCTTGTAAAGAAGGAAAGGATATCATTTTCAAAAGTTGATTCAGTTTTTTACCTTTGGGTGTTGGTTCTGCTTATCGGTTCAATTTACAGTCCGGCGCAATTAGAAGGTCTGTTTAAAACAATGGAATTCCTGTTTCTAGGGGTTTCACTAATATTCTTTTCCAGAGTTTTTATAAAAAATAAAAATGATTTAAATAAAATCATTTTTTATATGCTTATTAATTCTACTTTAACGGGTTATTTAGTATTAATCGATTTCTACTTAAGCGGAATGGAAAGCTTTAGGTATCAAGCTTTCGGAGTTGTAGTCCCGATCCCTTTATCGATGCTTGGAGCCACAACTCTGTTAATTTCGATTTTTATGTTCTATTTTAAGAAAATATCGCTAGTAACATTTGTTTTCACTACATTGCCAAGTGTTAGTGTAATGGGGATTGCAGCTTCTAAGGGACCAGTAATAGCATTTCTAATTACTGTCACATTAATGTCTCCTCTGCTTATAAAGAAATTTAACATCAAATTAGTGTTTGTGACATCGATAGCGATATTTTTATTAACGAGAATCCAATTTGTGAAGGAATCTTTAGACGTTTTATTTAGAAGGTTTGCCAGAACGGAATACGATATGTCTACAAGCATACGAATTAATTCTTATGAAAAAGCAATTGAAGCATTTAAAAGTAGTCCTTTTTTAGGTAAAGGGACAGCAGTAAATTATCCGGACTACCCTCATAACTTCTTTTTGGAAATCTTATCCGAGAACGGGGTATTCTTATTGTTAATTATCTTTAGTTTAATAACACTTCTTGTTTTTCAATATCTACGTTTCATTGTGAAAAAGGCTAATACCTTTTCTGAGACTATCATCTTATCATTAATCATTAGTTCAGTGGTCAGCCTTATGTTTAGTTTCACTTACGTAGACCATAAGTATTTATTCCTCAGTATCGGGTTGTTGATTGTTTACAATAAAATAAATAAGTTTGAAAAAACTGAAGTGGTAACTGATAAGACCAAGAAAAAAAATTATAGATTTAAACGCTATAGAATTGTTTGGTAG
- a CDS encoding HK97 gp10 family phage protein: MSTNNNGFVDALREINTLIKVNKAVELEVLEEAANYFVRKLRPRIPKSDHRGNHLRDALKVVVHDDYVSVEFEDWAFYWHLVEHGHKKASGRGKIKGRHFVQNTFDDDGSKIADIMAGKILERMEG, translated from the coding sequence ATGAGTACTAATAACAATGGATTTGTAGATGCTCTCAGAGAAATCAATACATTGATTAAAGTGAACAAGGCTGTGGAACTAGAAGTTCTGGAAGAGGCTGCGAATTACTTTGTAAGGAAACTTAGACCGCGAATTCCTAAGTCTGATCACCGAGGGAATCATTTGAGAGATGCCCTGAAGGTGGTCGTACATGATGATTATGTCAGTGTGGAATTCGAGGATTGGGCATTCTATTGGCATCTAGTAGAACACGGCCATAAAAAAGCAAGTGGCAGAGGGAAAATCAAAGGCAGGCACTTTGTTCAAAACACATTTGATGATGATGGCTCTAAAATCGCAGACATAATGGCAGGGAAGATATTAGAAAGAATGGAAGGATGA
- a CDS encoding GDSL-type esterase/lipase family protein, which yields MTLQKIPTGIKFPLYEGVKLINEAIEAADKAQQDSISAKITSENALFTSQSAETKADSVQEQFNQVVIEGDSSVEAAQARVDAGGNSFPTLKDRLDTSDELLAEKLSQGNVSVADINKNLGKFDQTYMTDEFLQQMAGNTPINSVPANYSLTLKKSTYSKVVSKNLFDKSAALNGRIDGTNGSYVADSNYYTSEHIPVDAGNTLKFSANVSRYAFYDGNKNFVSGANLGTAISELVVPQGANFVRVTFYFTNLDTFIVSVGTLPASYEPYKMAIEGTYLADVDGKSLKDESISEAKTTFFELGKNIALKKYAISGKYVSSTDGTLKTNADYTVYHMIPLEELTAYAYNYDGQVALYGADQLYKRGIFGGGVAGNKTLTTNAGEVYGSFSTKETDIFQVEKGTSATSFEEPGYFVKKTSLPPSIQGEIEDVIINLPSKLYATVNEEFNVCISNILKEKQDSYNVNFECSFGKQTKDRFTGVPTTTGTKSLIIEVYERSKLVSSKTVSIIVSNPRTTPIKVLLMGDSTVRSDTNGDGIGEGLITQRLISKLGSNIQLIGTHGTAPNLWEGRGGWTAGKYRTGDSYEGVVNPFHNPSTTDFDFSYYMSNQGFSGVKVVIIQLGINDTFSPTSDSSLTTRISEVKGNFDHIINSIKAYDPNIKVALNITIPPNDSQDMFGNAYGVGQAQWRYKYNNHIWVSELIKSYQSNNDLINTHSSIDTKVNISDGVHPNTAGYNQMGDSVFSYLNSI from the coding sequence ATGACACTACAGAAAATACCTACAGGAATAAAATTCCCCTTATATGAGGGGGTTAAATTAATCAATGAAGCCATTGAAGCAGCTGACAAAGCACAGCAAGATTCAATAAGTGCTAAGATTACATCAGAAAATGCATTATTTACCTCCCAATCAGCAGAGACAAAAGCTGATAGTGTCCAAGAACAATTTAATCAGGTTGTAATTGAGGGAGATTCTTCAGTCGAAGCAGCACAAGCAAGGGTGGATGCGGGAGGAAATTCATTCCCTACTTTGAAGGATCGATTAGATACTTCTGATGAACTCTTGGCAGAGAAACTGTCGCAAGGGAATGTCTCGGTTGCGGATATAAATAAAAATTTAGGCAAATTCGACCAAACCTACATGACAGACGAATTTCTTCAGCAGATGGCGGGAAATACCCCGATCAATTCAGTTCCAGCTAACTACTCGCTAACGTTAAAAAAGTCTACTTATAGTAAGGTCGTAAGCAAAAACCTTTTCGATAAAAGCGCAGCATTAAATGGCAGGATTGATGGAACTAACGGATCTTATGTAGCTGATTCAAATTACTATACAAGTGAGCATATTCCTGTAGATGCTGGTAATACGTTAAAATTTTCAGCAAATGTTTCAAGGTATGCTTTTTATGATGGGAATAAGAATTTCGTTAGTGGAGCGAACTTAGGGACAGCTATAAGCGAATTGGTAGTTCCTCAAGGTGCTAATTTCGTTAGAGTAACTTTCTACTTTACCAATTTAGATACATTTATAGTTTCAGTAGGAACATTACCAGCTTCATACGAGCCTTATAAAATGGCAATTGAGGGAACGTATTTGGCGGACGTTGACGGAAAATCTTTAAAAGATGAATCCATTTCGGAAGCGAAAACAACGTTCTTTGAACTAGGCAAAAACATCGCCTTAAAGAAATATGCCATAAGCGGAAAGTATGTCAGCTCTACTGATGGCACCTTAAAAACAAATGCAGATTACACCGTTTATCACATGATTCCTTTGGAAGAGCTAACTGCATACGCATACAATTATGATGGTCAAGTGGCTTTGTATGGTGCCGATCAACTATATAAAAGGGGAATATTTGGGGGTGGTGTCGCAGGAAATAAGACACTTACTACTAATGCAGGGGAAGTATACGGAAGTTTTTCCACGAAAGAAACCGATATTTTTCAAGTTGAGAAGGGTACATCAGCAACTAGCTTTGAAGAACCAGGTTATTTTGTCAAAAAAACTAGCCTTCCGCCTTCTATTCAAGGTGAAATTGAAGATGTAATAATTAACCTTCCAAGCAAGTTGTATGCAACAGTAAACGAAGAGTTTAACGTGTGCATTTCAAATATCCTTAAAGAAAAGCAAGACTCATACAATGTGAATTTTGAATGTAGCTTCGGGAAACAAACCAAAGACAGGTTTACAGGTGTTCCTACGACAACAGGAACGAAATCTTTAATCATTGAAGTGTACGAACGTTCAAAGTTAGTTTCTTCAAAGACGGTAAGTATTATTGTCAGTAATCCACGGACAACCCCTATTAAAGTCTTACTTATGGGAGATAGTACAGTCAGAAGTGATACAAATGGTGACGGTATAGGTGAAGGTTTAATCACTCAAAGATTAATCAGCAAGTTAGGTAGTAATATACAATTAATCGGCACACATGGGACTGCACCTAACCTATGGGAAGGTAGAGGTGGGTGGACTGCTGGTAAATATCGAACAGGTGACAGTTACGAGGGTGTTGTCAATCCATTTCATAATCCTTCCACAACTGATTTTGATTTCAGTTATTACATGAGTAATCAAGGTTTTTCCGGCGTAAAGGTGGTTATCATTCAATTAGGGATAAACGACACTTTCAGTCCTACCTCAGACAGTTCATTAACAACAAGAATTTCAGAAGTCAAAGGCAACTTCGATCATATAATCAATAGCATTAAAGCATATGACCCTAATATTAAGGTCGCTTTAAATATCACCATTCCTCCAAACGATAGTCAAGATATGTTCGGGAACGCGTATGGAGTAGGTCAAGCGCAATGGAGATATAAATATAATAACCATATTTGGGTGAGTGAACTGATTAAATCGTATCAGTCGAACAATGATTTAATTAATACCCATTCAAGCATTGATACAAAGGTTAATATTTCAGATGGGGTTCATCCTAATACCGCTGGATATAATCAGATGGGAGATTCCGTGTTCAGTTATTTGAACTCTATATAG
- a CDS encoding helix-turn-helix transcriptional regulator produces MICKLEGYIKESGLRKDFIANKIGVSVRMLRKYEKGESLPPLDKAFILADLLGVKVDDLYRRDKG; encoded by the coding sequence ATGATATGTAAGTTAGAGGGTTACATAAAAGAAAGTGGATTACGAAAAGATTTTATTGCAAATAAGATAGGTGTGAGCGTTAGAATGCTTCGAAAATATGAAAAAGGAGAGAGTCTGCCTCCATTAGATAAAGCATTTATTCTGGCCGATTTATTAGGTGTGAAAGTCGATGATCTTTACAGGAGGGACAAAGGGTGA
- a CDS encoding phage tail spike protein has translation MKLLLKALDLQRNVTAILENAKGISYTRINNQIWKASFSLPINNPKVDKVKLLKYVEVYDEEKYIGLFRIIPKKTSKSTLTVSFECEHVLATLLGSTLFKDHQLTNLPTNEVLQYLIDQQKEKHWQLGNVEIIRYFHYLWENENLLSAIFSVTKPFDEQYRWTWDTTSYPWTLNLVRPNTEPVCRIKERHNLIDFEIEENPMSVFNRIYPLGYGEGVNQLTIESINNGFPYIEDAAAIAENGIIETTWADKRFEDAATLKASAEALLKKWKEPVVSWVVSAADVSTITGAKVDELKEGNVVRLELDDYPNVDLLIMKEHRPDIKGDPGNTQLEIGSLTEDLSTTQADLERRQKINEVYAQGATNLLAYSYNDNADGENPAEIMIFLPEEMVKINKLLLTYKTDYFRAYEQATEGGGATTVTSSAGGGTTVSSSSGGGTSSTSSAGGGTSTSTAAGGDHSHRMFLSLEGPIQELPNALFQSKNSAGQAVNVVMPANNVDLYTYSSSGSHVHVFTLTDHVHTFTTQNHTHSITLQHHSHTTTLPNHIHAIKFGIYKHTDLPTRISIKVDGNVVDEGALEIENLDLLPYLEKDSEGKVTRGWHTVSITPDDLGRINANVITQFFMQSRGGGSF, from the coding sequence GTGAAATTATTGCTTAAGGCATTAGATTTACAAAGGAATGTCACAGCCATTCTTGAAAATGCTAAAGGGATATCGTACACAAGAATCAATAACCAGATTTGGAAAGCTTCCTTTTCACTCCCAATCAACAATCCAAAAGTGGATAAGGTTAAGCTGCTGAAATATGTGGAGGTTTACGATGAAGAGAAATATATCGGTCTGTTCAGGATTATTCCTAAAAAGACTTCTAAGAGTACACTGACTGTTTCATTCGAGTGTGAACACGTATTGGCGACTCTCCTGGGCAGTACATTGTTCAAAGATCATCAACTGACCAACTTGCCGACAAATGAAGTACTACAGTACCTCATCGATCAGCAAAAAGAGAAGCACTGGCAGCTGGGGAACGTTGAGATAATTCGATACTTCCATTACCTATGGGAGAATGAGAATTTACTGTCTGCAATTTTCAGTGTGACCAAACCATTTGACGAGCAATACAGATGGACATGGGACACGACTTCCTATCCATGGACTCTTAATCTAGTCCGGCCGAATACGGAACCTGTGTGTAGGATTAAAGAACGTCACAACCTTATTGATTTTGAAATCGAAGAGAATCCGATGAGTGTGTTCAACCGGATCTATCCTTTGGGTTATGGTGAAGGTGTTAACCAGCTGACAATCGAGTCGATAAACAATGGGTTTCCTTACATCGAGGATGCTGCAGCGATCGCTGAAAATGGAATCATTGAAACCACCTGGGCAGATAAACGGTTTGAGGATGCAGCAACATTAAAAGCGAGTGCTGAAGCTCTGCTGAAGAAGTGGAAAGAGCCTGTTGTTTCCTGGGTAGTATCAGCTGCAGACGTTTCAACCATCACCGGTGCCAAGGTCGATGAGCTGAAAGAGGGTAATGTGGTCAGGTTAGAACTCGATGACTATCCTAATGTGGACCTATTGATCATGAAAGAGCATCGGCCAGATATTAAAGGAGATCCTGGCAATACTCAATTAGAGATTGGCAGTTTAACAGAGGATTTGAGTACCACTCAGGCTGATTTGGAGCGTAGACAGAAAATTAATGAGGTGTATGCTCAGGGAGCGACGAATCTCCTTGCCTATTCCTATAATGACAATGCAGACGGTGAGAATCCTGCCGAGATAATGATCTTTCTACCAGAAGAAATGGTCAAAATCAATAAACTGCTGCTCACGTATAAGACAGACTATTTCAGAGCATACGAGCAAGCTACTGAAGGAGGAGGAGCTACCACAGTAACCTCAAGTGCCGGGGGCGGCACAACAGTAAGTTCTAGTTCTGGTGGAGGGACTTCTTCCACATCTAGCGCAGGTGGAGGGACTTCTACCTCTACAGCAGCAGGAGGGGATCATAGTCATCGTATGTTTCTTTCCTTGGAAGGACCAATTCAAGAATTACCGAATGCATTGTTTCAGAGTAAGAATAGTGCCGGTCAAGCTGTGAATGTGGTGATGCCTGCAAATAACGTAGATTTGTATACTTATAGTTCGAGTGGATCCCATGTACACGTTTTTACACTGACTGATCACGTCCACACCTTTACAACTCAGAACCATACTCATTCTATAACGTTACAACATCATTCCCATACTACGACCTTACCTAACCATATTCATGCTATAAAGTTTGGGATTTACAAACATACTGATTTACCTACAAGGATCTCAATCAAAGTGGATGGAAACGTAGTTGATGAGGGTGCGCTTGAAATTGAAAACCTTGATTTGCTTCCGTATTTAGAAAAAGACAGTGAAGGAAAAGTGACCAGGGGCTGGCATACTGTTTCCATAACTCCTGATGATTTAGGGAGAATCAACGCAAATGTGATAACTCAGTTCTTCATGCAAAGTAGAGGAGGAGGATCTTTTTGA
- a CDS encoding phage major capsid protein encodes MNKKQLLAIQKRNKARLTEFRGRLEKNEVRAEDLESVQTEVQELADEAQAIADALANIEGGDGEGEDTGSAEGSEEGRSGDESGEGEEGGESSSEDDDEERDQGTGEGEQRSGIPAEQRDGIMKKIGASLSTRGHKTTKTKEKELRAAFANFVVGKITEAEARSLGVEVGNGSVTIPEVIASEIITYAQEENLLRKYGSRHKTKGDVKYPVLVKKADANVNKTERSTDILETDIEFDEILLDPAEFDALATVTKKLLKMSGAPIEQIVIEELKKAYVRKETSYMFKGDDVGNENPGALAKKAVAYYESSAVDITAAGYSQKLYSQLVKLKGQPVTEVLKKSMWIVNRSALTILEDMTDTTGRPLLHQAADGVGYKLLGHKLDFTDAADGSDPTKPVFYFGDFKAFHIQDVIGAMELQKLVEKFSGTNKVGFQIYNILDGQLVYSPFEPAVYRYEVGAVETP; translated from the coding sequence ATGAATAAAAAACAATTGCTTGCTATTCAAAAAAGAAATAAGGCTCGCTTAACGGAATTTCGAGGCCGACTTGAAAAGAATGAAGTTCGTGCTGAAGATCTTGAATCTGTACAGACAGAGGTGCAGGAGCTTGCTGATGAGGCTCAAGCTATTGCAGATGCCCTAGCAAACATCGAGGGTGGAGATGGCGAAGGAGAGGACACAGGGTCTGCTGAAGGCTCTGAAGAAGGTCGTTCCGGTGATGAATCAGGTGAAGGTGAAGAAGGCGGGGAATCCAGTTCTGAAGACGATGACGAGGAGCGCGATCAAGGAACAGGCGAAGGTGAGCAACGTTCCGGCATCCCTGCTGAACAACGTGACGGTATCATGAAGAAGATCGGTGCCAGCCTTTCCACTCGCGGCCACAAGACTACAAAGACGAAAGAAAAAGAGCTACGCGCTGCGTTTGCTAACTTTGTAGTTGGAAAGATTACTGAAGCGGAAGCTCGTTCTCTTGGTGTGGAAGTGGGTAATGGATCCGTTACTATCCCTGAAGTCATTGCTTCTGAAATCATTACTTATGCTCAAGAAGAGAACTTGCTGCGTAAATATGGTTCCCGTCACAAAACTAAAGGTGATGTAAAGTACCCTGTCCTGGTTAAGAAAGCAGATGCTAATGTTAATAAGACTGAGCGTTCCACTGATATTTTAGAAACAGATATCGAATTTGATGAAATTCTTCTTGATCCAGCTGAATTCGATGCACTGGCAACTGTTACGAAAAAGTTGCTAAAAATGTCCGGTGCTCCGATCGAGCAGATTGTAATCGAAGAACTGAAGAAAGCTTATGTTCGTAAAGAAACATCATATATGTTTAAAGGTGATGATGTTGGCAACGAAAACCCAGGTGCTCTGGCTAAAAAGGCAGTTGCTTACTATGAGTCTTCTGCGGTTGATATCACTGCAGCTGGTTACTCTCAAAAGCTCTATTCTCAATTGGTCAAGCTTAAAGGTCAGCCGGTCACTGAAGTCCTTAAGAAATCCATGTGGATTGTCAACCGTTCAGCCCTGACTATCCTTGAAGATATGACAGACACTACTGGACGTCCATTACTTCATCAAGCGGCTGATGGTGTAGGTTATAAATTGCTTGGCCACAAGTTGGACTTCACGGATGCTGCAGATGGATCGGATCCAACTAAACCAGTATTCTACTTCGGTGACTTCAAAGCATTCCACATTCAAGATGTCATCGGTGCAATGGAACTTCAAAAGCTTGTTGAGAAGTTCTCTGGTACAAACAAAGTTGGATTCCAAATTTATAACATCCTTGATGGTCAACTGGTGTACTCTCCATTCGAGCCTGCCGTGTACCGATACGAAGTAGGAGCTGTAGAAACCCCTTAA
- a CDS encoding FtsK/SpoIIIE domain-containing protein yields MIELLAIPAVIVGAALIPRKKNDKRTIQQVLVNRNICFKKGDNLIYPKLKSTHDRGTHITYIYTLPTGMPSDEFKAILPALKEALNREVEYEYEGVLKLRVFKEKLPTKWNYDESLIQPGTWEVPIGKNHQGVLYHNFDHYPHMLVGGVTRFGKTVFMKETFHTLMMNMGENVEFYILDLKAGLEFYKYKAFPQVKDVACDVYEAAETLINVTDELKRRELMFRDKGYTNILDTPIKKRTFIIVDEGAELSPNTVKDKKVKQYAEFCQAALSEIARIGGAVGMRLIYATQYPTKEAVPMQVKMNIVARMSFICASRIASQVLLDEVGAEDLPSIPGRAIYMVEKKRTVQVPYIDDKMIYKMMEGEHETGKTRKSINDYRPIRDSED; encoded by the coding sequence ATGATCGAACTTCTTGCCATTCCAGCCGTTATCGTAGGAGCTGCCCTTATCCCTCGGAAGAAAAACGATAAACGTACCATTCAACAGGTCCTAGTCAATCGTAATATATGCTTCAAAAAAGGCGATAACCTTATTTACCCTAAACTAAAATCCACTCATGACAGAGGAACACACATCACATACATTTATACGTTACCTACAGGGATGCCGAGTGATGAATTTAAAGCTATACTGCCGGCATTAAAAGAAGCTCTTAATAGGGAAGTAGAGTACGAATATGAGGGGGTGCTAAAATTGAGGGTGTTTAAAGAGAAACTTCCTACTAAATGGAATTACGATGAATCACTGATCCAACCTGGAACTTGGGAAGTCCCGATAGGTAAGAATCATCAAGGGGTACTGTACCACAACTTCGATCATTACCCTCACATGCTTGTAGGCGGGGTGACTCGATTCGGTAAAACGGTTTTTATGAAAGAGACATTCCACACGCTCATGATGAACATGGGGGAGAATGTAGAATTCTATATACTCGATTTAAAGGCCGGTTTAGAGTTCTATAAGTATAAAGCTTTCCCGCAGGTAAAAGATGTCGCCTGTGACGTATACGAAGCAGCAGAGACACTTATAAACGTGACAGATGAATTGAAGCGAAGGGAATTAATGTTCCGTGATAAAGGTTATACAAACATCCTGGATACTCCAATCAAGAAACGGACATTCATTATTGTGGATGAGGGGGCTGAATTATCACCGAACACTGTAAAGGATAAGAAAGTGAAGCAATACGCAGAGTTCTGCCAAGCTGCCCTTAGTGAAATTGCTCGTATAGGTGGGGCGGTTGGGATGAGATTGATCTATGCGACCCAGTATCCCACGAAAGAAGCGGTCCCTATGCAAGTAAAGATGAACATTGTCGCTCGTATGTCATTTATATGTGCGTCACGTATTGCAAGCCAAGTGTTATTGGATGAAGTGGGGGCTGAAGATCTACCTTCTATCCCGGGAAGGGCCATATATATGGTCGAGAAGAAACGCACAGTCCAAGTACCGTACATTGACGATAAAATGATATATAAGATGATGGAGGGAGAACATGAAACAGGAAAAACTAGAAAGTCTATTAATGACTATCGACCGATTAGGGATAGTGAAGATTAA